Proteins from a genomic interval of Mesobacillus sp. S13:
- a CDS encoding STAS domain-containing protein has translation MESTFNQRDEVTDFIKANRELFEQHLLSEAVNVASKINEILQKGNIDLLKNAEKLIVYIVEQQEENLVAFAEQEGIAWAEHSLTVAFKLEWIQAIRRTLWHFLNKYDQLHNRFSDREEFFHLEKRINDQVDQFLNTFFLTYTKYKDELLNSQRKLVEHLSVPIIPVSATVAVLPLIGMIDDYRMHIIEEKILMDIARLKVQTLIMDLSGIADMEMNVISHFQKVLSGVSMMGSNAVITGMRPELVRKMIHTGITFDQKAETKGTLQQTLRSYLDNEAAK, from the coding sequence ATGGAATCAACCTTTAACCAAAGAGATGAAGTGACCGATTTCATTAAAGCCAATAGGGAACTTTTTGAGCAGCACTTGTTGTCGGAAGCAGTGAATGTTGCTTCTAAAATCAATGAGATTCTCCAAAAAGGAAATATTGATCTTTTAAAGAACGCTGAGAAGTTAATTGTTTACATAGTGGAGCAGCAGGAAGAGAACCTGGTTGCTTTTGCAGAACAAGAAGGGATTGCTTGGGCAGAACATTCACTGACTGTTGCTTTCAAGCTGGAGTGGATTCAGGCCATCCGTCGAACTTTATGGCACTTCCTAAACAAATATGATCAATTGCATAATAGATTTTCTGACCGCGAGGAGTTTTTCCACCTTGAAAAGAGGATCAATGACCAAGTAGACCAATTCCTGAATACCTTCTTCCTGACTTATACAAAGTACAAAGACGAACTGCTTAACTCGCAAAGGAAATTGGTTGAACATTTATCTGTTCCGATCATTCCAGTCAGTGCCACGGTTGCTGTTCTGCCACTAATCGGCATGATTGATGACTACAGAATGCATATTATTGAAGAAAAGATCCTAATGGATATTGCAAGACTTAAGGTCCAAACCTTGATTATGGACCTTTCAGGGATTGCGGACATGGAAATGAATGTCATTTCCCACTTCCAAAAAGTATTGAGTGGTGTTTCCATGATGGGTTCGAACGCAGTAATAACTGGAATGCGCCCTGAACTTGTAAGAAAAATGATTCATACAGGAATCACTTTTGACCAAAAGGCAGAAACCAAAGGTACATTACAGCAAACATTGAGGTCTTATCTGGATAACGAGGCTGCTAAATAA
- a CDS encoding zf-HC2 domain-containing protein — MMLEHDVVQDLYPLYVENDLSPSVKKAVDEHLTECKACKNFYETGEKSFPINEIEEPAAPQSLDEKIVLRMKLNRVRIISVVLAAIIFTMVFTDYINEREQLFMAVDEYYASIDHFTGAFEMIKNKEQITLDPFQQLSHEFFETNAKLEEHMNYIEQKSKNSTEFSLSLDTQRLNSMAEVMKIRYDQGRWSETDEEAFNAIKEYFSEHHEIVGEQYNKTHHGYSSYLHILDVKKMDKFYQKVNTLTYSYTRFHKMPDQVKPMAESALKSRIANVLDLDPKDIKLKKESPVNDMYVYHFDIGNGYGGDIDAITGQVTNYMGNTGPLSDDSIIDQKEAETKARFYLERFYGKGINLELVSLGFNFNSFADDPRYKVYSFKAVPKLDGYTLYTPLETETILHLNARNGELESFDHNRHVPSFETMDQVDLAVSSGNIDNQQKVVIYSALTGNFELVYMKPDLEYFQEDKFISAQTGLEEKVYIDAF, encoded by the coding sequence ATGATGCTGGAGCATGATGTTGTCCAGGATTTATATCCATTATATGTGGAAAATGACTTAAGTCCTTCGGTAAAAAAAGCAGTTGATGAACATTTGACTGAATGCAAGGCATGCAAGAACTTTTACGAAACAGGAGAGAAGTCATTCCCCATCAACGAAATAGAAGAGCCTGCAGCACCACAATCACTCGATGAAAAAATTGTTCTAAGAATGAAACTGAATCGAGTTAGAATTATTTCTGTTGTTCTTGCGGCAATTATTTTTACAATGGTTTTCACAGATTACATCAATGAGCGTGAACAATTGTTCATGGCAGTAGATGAATACTATGCTTCCATCGACCACTTTACAGGGGCATTTGAAATGATAAAAAATAAGGAGCAAATTACTCTTGATCCGTTCCAGCAGCTAAGTCACGAGTTTTTTGAAACCAATGCTAAACTAGAAGAGCACATGAACTATATTGAGCAGAAGAGCAAGAACTCTACTGAGTTTAGTCTATCGCTTGACACCCAAAGACTGAACTCAATGGCCGAAGTCATGAAAATCCGCTATGATCAGGGCAGATGGTCTGAAACAGATGAAGAAGCCTTCAATGCGATTAAGGAATACTTTAGTGAACATCATGAAATCGTTGGTGAGCAGTATAACAAAACTCACCATGGATACAGTTCATACCTGCATATTTTAGATGTAAAAAAGATGGATAAGTTTTACCAAAAAGTCAATACATTAACCTATAGCTATACTCGATTTCATAAAATGCCAGATCAAGTGAAGCCGATGGCAGAGTCCGCTTTGAAAAGCAGGATTGCCAATGTCCTGGATCTTGATCCAAAAGATATCAAGCTGAAAAAGGAAAGCCCGGTCAATGACATGTATGTCTACCATTTTGATATTGGCAATGGCTATGGTGGAGATATTGATGCTATTACCGGCCAAGTCACTAATTATATGGGTAATACCGGACCACTAAGTGATGACTCAATCATTGATCAAAAAGAGGCTGAAACCAAAGCCAGGTTTTACTTAGAAAGATTTTATGGGAAAGGTATCAACCTCGAACTTGTGTCTTTAGGCTTTAATTTCAACTCGTTTGCAGATGATCCTCGATATAAGGTATACAGCTTCAAAGCTGTGCCTAAATTAGACGGTTATACATTGTATACTCCTTTAGAAACAGAGACCATTTTACATTTGAATGCCAGGAATGGTGAACTTGAAAGCTTTGATCACAATCGTCATGTTCCTTCTTTTGAAACAATGGATCAAGTAGACCTCGCAGTTTCATCTGGCAATATTGATAACCAACAGAAAGTAGTCATTTACTCAGCTTTGACAGGCAATTTCGAACTAGTCTACATGAAACCGGATTTAGAATACTTCCAGGAAGATAAATTCATTTCTGCCCAAACGGGACTTGAAGAAAAAGTCTATATAGATGCATTTTAA
- a CDS encoding RNA polymerase sigma factor → MSDPRIELYETYKNAIFLYLYRSTLNEHIAEDLTQDTFLKAFQSLSSFRSESSLKTWLFKIARNTYINFSKKKQNKMEYQSDLIDQQKFNQPDPYKRSDDQHQIELTLLKLQENYRTYIILRDVNGLSYEEVAAITNESIGQMKVGLYRARKKFREIYREMEARE, encoded by the coding sequence ATGTCAGACCCAAGAATTGAATTATACGAGACCTACAAGAATGCTATTTTCTTGTACCTGTATCGCTCAACTTTAAATGAGCATATTGCCGAAGATCTTACCCAGGATACATTTTTGAAGGCCTTTCAATCACTTTCAAGCTTTCGTAGTGAGTCCTCATTGAAAACCTGGCTTTTTAAAATAGCAAGAAACACATATATCAATTTCAGCAAGAAGAAACAAAACAAAATGGAATACCAATCGGATTTGATTGACCAGCAAAAGTTTAATCAGCCAGATCCATACAAACGTTCAGATGATCAACATCAAATTGAGCTGACATTACTGAAGCTGCAGGAAAATTACAGAACGTATATCATCCTGCGAGATGTCAATGGCCTTTCATATGAAGAAGTTGCTGCCATAACAAACGAATCAATCGGACAGATGAAGGTTGGACTATACAGGGCCAGGAAAAAATTCAGGGAAATCTACCGTGAAATGGAGGCTAGAGAATGA
- a CDS encoding GNAT family N-acetyltransferase translates to MELTLRLITRDNWEEAIQLKVKEKQKDFIASNLYSIAEVQFLDQFIACGIYEGDQMVGFTMFGVDPDDGNYWIFRLMIDEKHQGKGYGYAAVKLVIEEIKRRNTAQIPLVMIGYHMENGGARAVYKKAGFLETEIAPWGEQLAAYTLKAEVH, encoded by the coding sequence ATGGAGTTGACTTTACGACTCATCACGAGGGATAACTGGGAAGAGGCCATACAATTGAAGGTGAAGGAAAAGCAAAAGGATTTTATCGCCTCCAACCTATATTCCATCGCAGAAGTCCAATTTCTTGATCAGTTCATAGCGTGTGGCATTTATGAAGGAGACCAAATGGTCGGGTTTACGATGTTTGGAGTAGACCCAGATGACGGTAACTATTGGATTTTTCGCTTGATGATCGATGAAAAGCATCAAGGAAAAGGGTATGGCTACGCAGCAGTAAAATTAGTAATCGAAGAGATTAAGAGAAGGAACACAGCCCAAATCCCATTGGTCATGATTGGCTATCATATGGAAAATGGTGGGGCAAGAGCCGTCTATAAGAAAGCCGGATTTTTGGAGACAGAAATAGCACCCTGGGGAGAGCAATTGGCTGCCTACACCCTTAAGGCCGAGGTACACTGA
- a CDS encoding undecaprenyl-diphosphatase, producing the protein MMDLKLFQLINRLSGRVSPVDQVMILISNRVRYAYLLILILMLFKNRLNKQIALETGMSVAISFILHFFIHIFYFKPRPFMKRRVGILIPSKMDSSFPSKHTMLAFAASTTVMMFHRTLGTIMMWMSTLTGFSRVWVGHHYPLDIIGSAILGSLTSVAARIISFSKFGTKPEAN; encoded by the coding sequence ATGATGGACCTTAAACTTTTTCAGCTAATCAACAGACTTTCTGGGCGCGTATCACCGGTGGATCAAGTGATGATCCTTATTTCTAATCGTGTGCGCTATGCTTATCTTTTGATTTTGATATTGATGCTGTTTAAAAACAGATTGAATAAACAAATTGCACTTGAAACAGGCATGTCAGTAGCCATTAGCTTCATTTTACACTTCTTCATCCATATATTTTATTTTAAACCTCGTCCTTTCATGAAGCGACGTGTCGGAATCCTTATTCCTTCAAAAATGGATTCTTCCTTCCCCAGCAAGCATACTATGCTCGCTTTCGCTGCTTCTACCACTGTAATGATGTTTCATCGAACCCTAGGTACAATCATGATGTGGATGTCAACGCTAACCGGCTTCTCCCGCGTATGGGTTGGTCACCACTATCCATTAGACATCATCGGAAGCGCTATTCTTGGCTCATTGACAAGTGTGGCAGCGCGTATCATTTCATTCAGTAAATTCGGGACCAAACCTGAAGCCAACTAA
- a CDS encoding GyrI-like domain-containing protein, whose protein sequence is MEAKLVKKEAFMAIGVKWIGTFEQAAKGEIKGFHKEFLKRRNEIEYAVNPENILGLSYHINKTGFTYYLALEVEDTTAMPEEMELITVPAYAFASTEYKGTAVHEAYTGLYAWIKQNGYSLKQGEVEHLEEYPGSFDPLTDEPELIINIPVIA, encoded by the coding sequence ATGGAAGCAAAGCTGGTAAAGAAAGAAGCATTCATGGCTATAGGAGTCAAATGGATTGGCACTTTTGAACAGGCCGCCAAGGGAGAAATTAAAGGCTTTCATAAGGAATTTCTCAAAAGGAGAAATGAAATAGAATACGCTGTAAATCCAGAAAACATTCTTGGGCTTTCTTATCACATCAACAAAACTGGATTTACATATTATCTGGCTTTGGAAGTGGAAGATACGACGGCTATGCCGGAAGAAATGGAATTAATTACGGTTCCCGCCTATGCTTTTGCCAGTACAGAATATAAGGGGACAGCAGTGCATGAGGCATATACAGGCTTGTACGCATGGATCAAACAGAATGGCTATTCATTAAAACAGGGTGAAGTAGAGCATCTGGAAGAGTATCCAGGAAGCTTTGATCCTTTAACAGATGAACCTGAACTGATAATCAATATTCCGGTTATCGCTTAA
- a CDS encoding DUF4257 domain-containing protein, translated as MLENIIFALVIGGFVGLTAHVRRRGKIIMPRRTKKFIYLGFFEEILTGSLAAALLVVSSEADSLLRVFLMSIMAGFGGDALLRGLELFRIGNSSQVREDIGNEKTNTSA; from the coding sequence ATGTTAGAAAACATTATTTTCGCACTGGTCATCGGTGGATTTGTTGGACTGACAGCACATGTAAGAAGACGTGGCAAAATCATCATGCCGAGAAGAACAAAGAAGTTCATTTACCTAGGTTTCTTTGAAGAGATCCTTACAGGATCATTGGCCGCCGCTCTTTTGGTGGTCTCATCCGAAGCTGATTCACTGCTAAGAGTTTTTTTGATGTCAATCATGGCTGGCTTCGGGGGTGATGCCTTACTAAGAGGACTTGAATTATTTCGAATAGGAAACAGTAGTCAGGTCAGGGAGGATATTGGGAATGAAAAGACCAACACCTCAGCCTAA
- a CDS encoding NUDIX hydrolase, which translates to MFVINVEGAISRDGKWLIIERSSKEEHAGGLLSLIGGTVENEGFSKDLLERTLKRELFEEVGITIKDEVTYVRNTSFILPDGREVLDLVFYCEIETGEPFAKSPDEVTAVYWMAAEEIFAHPNAPVWLKESIEEVEKISSKIQLI; encoded by the coding sequence ATGTTTGTTATCAATGTTGAAGGGGCCATTTCCAGAGACGGAAAATGGCTGATCATTGAAAGGAGCTCCAAAGAGGAACATGCTGGAGGCCTTTTGTCACTTATCGGCGGTACGGTGGAAAATGAGGGATTCTCAAAAGACTTGCTTGAACGAACTTTGAAGCGGGAGCTCTTTGAGGAGGTAGGGATTACAATTAAGGATGAAGTCACCTATGTTCGCAATACATCTTTTATTCTTCCAGATGGAAGGGAGGTCCTCGATCTGGTTTTTTATTGTGAGATTGAGACGGGAGAACCGTTTGCCAAAAGTCCAGATGAAGTTACTGCTGTATACTGGATGGCAGCGGAAGAAATCTTTGCCCATCCAAATGCTCCTGTTTGGTTAAAGGAAAGCATTGAAGAAGTTGAGAAGATATCGAGTAAAATCCAGCTTATATGA
- a CDS encoding kinase, which produces MEAFNKLLKQINLDVRQNKRFIFGIDGLSRSGKTTLTNMLLSMLSEREIEGIAIHLDDHIVERSKRYNTGCEEWHEYYYLQWDIERLRKTLFENLIHSEEIELPYYDIEKDQYIDKTLNLADKEIIIVEGIFLQREEWKSYLDYTVFIDCPRDVRFGRENSQTQENIEKFRNRYWKAEDFYMEKLRPEEKANLVISYFELLKESAGDGQ; this is translated from the coding sequence ATGGAAGCATTTAATAAATTATTGAAACAAATCAATCTGGATGTTCGTCAAAATAAACGATTTATTTTTGGCATAGATGGTCTCAGCAGGTCAGGGAAGACAACTTTAACGAATATGCTCCTTTCTATGCTTTCGGAAAGAGAGATTGAAGGCATTGCAATTCATCTGGATGACCACATTGTTGAAAGATCCAAAAGATACAATACTGGCTGCGAGGAATGGCATGAGTATTACTATTTACAGTGGGATATAGAGAGGCTAAGGAAAACATTGTTTGAAAATCTGATTCACTCTGAAGAAATTGAACTGCCCTATTATGATATTGAAAAGGATCAGTATATTGATAAGACCTTGAATTTGGCTGATAAAGAGATCATCATCGTCGAAGGGATTTTCCTTCAGAGAGAAGAATGGAAATCGTATCTAGATTATACCGTTTTTATAGACTGTCCCCGAGATGTTAGGTTTGGCAGGGAAAACAGTCAAACTCAGGAGAACATAGAAAAGTTCAGAAACAGATACTGGAAAGCTGAGGATTTTTACATGGAAAAGCTCAGACCTGAAGAAAAGGCCAATTTGGTCATTTCATATTTTGAATTGTTGAAAGAATCTGCAGGTGATGGGCAATGA
- a CDS encoding DUF4253 domain-containing protein: MNLKKLLSFGKSKEAEIKIEECSISEEAMTIVKRYSNSRLLPFYNQDLYSEKPVKIAGVCVKCKQDETELLALELREELKAINYLAFICDSNREKVAMIPGLDQFEILKIQQTNGDNYDISNSSVISELKEWYRNYPFIIIGASYDWVEVEFEVLPNGKELNSFAREIAEFCPDLVEQGTGSINDLMEEIKGTRKLSLWWD; encoded by the coding sequence ATGAATTTGAAGAAGCTATTAAGCTTTGGCAAAAGTAAGGAAGCCGAAATCAAGATAGAAGAATGCAGTATTTCAGAAGAAGCAATGACAATCGTTAAAAGGTATTCAAACAGTAGGTTGCTTCCTTTTTACAATCAAGATTTGTATTCTGAAAAACCTGTCAAAATTGCAGGGGTTTGTGTGAAATGCAAACAAGATGAAACGGAACTGTTGGCTTTGGAACTAAGGGAGGAACTTAAGGCAATAAACTATTTGGCCTTTATATGCGATTCCAATCGAGAAAAAGTCGCCATGATCCCTGGATTAGATCAGTTTGAAATCCTGAAGATCCAGCAGACGAATGGAGATAATTACGATATTAGCAACAGTAGTGTTATTTCTGAATTGAAGGAATGGTATAGAAACTATCCTTTCATCATCATCGGCGCTTCCTATGACTGGGTGGAAGTGGAATTTGAAGTTTTACCTAATGGCAAAGAGCTAAACTCATTTGCCAGAGAAATTGCTGAATTCTGTCCTGACCTTGTAGAACAGGGGACGGGAAGCATCAATGATTTAATGGAAGAAATCAAAGGCACAAGAAAATTGTCACTATGGTGGGACTAA
- a CDS encoding DUF2332 domain-containing protein — protein MFMSEDISIKFKRFAVLECRGSSPLYEFLSSKIAEDILMLDLAGKTREGQPVPNLYFGAVHYLLMKGYNHPLAEFYPSLTEKPLPAEEAYPFFIDFCRTYSVEIIELIKSKIVQTNEVRRCSYLYPIFSRISQLTKKPLALIEIGTSAGLQLFVDKYSYTYGTVENFGNSLSEVHLNSEIRGDKSLLDTLHHFDVATRTGVDLHINDVRNQEDYLWLKALIWPEHFERRKLFEKAAIYVSNQTLRLIEGDGVEMLRSLASEIPEDQVICVFHTHVANQMSVNKKRKLLEYIKEIGQRRTIFHIYNNIYDAKLHLDYYLDRKESLNTIGETDGHGRWFSLVL, from the coding sequence ATGTTTATGTCTGAAGATATTTCTATAAAGTTCAAAAGATTTGCAGTCCTTGAATGCAGGGGGTCCAGTCCGCTATATGAATTCCTTTCTTCTAAAATAGCTGAGGATATTTTAATGCTTGATCTTGCAGGGAAAACGAGAGAAGGACAACCTGTCCCAAATCTATATTTTGGAGCTGTACACTATCTATTAATGAAAGGATATAATCATCCTCTTGCAGAGTTCTATCCAAGCTTGACGGAAAAACCTCTTCCTGCAGAAGAAGCATATCCTTTTTTCATTGATTTTTGCCGGACATATTCTGTTGAGATCATCGAGTTGATAAAAAGCAAGATTGTCCAGACAAATGAGGTCAGGCGCTGTTCTTACCTCTATCCTATTTTCAGCCGCATTTCTCAATTGACCAAAAAGCCATTGGCATTGATTGAAATCGGAACGAGTGCGGGCCTGCAGTTATTTGTTGACAAATATAGTTATACATATGGCACAGTTGAGAATTTCGGTAACTCTCTTTCGGAAGTTCATCTGAATTCAGAAATAAGAGGAGATAAATCGCTCCTGGATACATTGCACCATTTTGATGTTGCAACAAGAACAGGAGTCGACCTGCATATAAATGATGTTAGAAATCAAGAGGATTATTTATGGCTAAAGGCATTGATCTGGCCAGAACATTTTGAAAGACGGAAGTTATTTGAAAAAGCAGCGATCTATGTGAGCAATCAAACATTACGTTTAATAGAAGGTGATGGAGTGGAGATGCTCAGGTCCCTGGCAAGCGAAATTCCGGAAGACCAGGTGATTTGTGTATTCCATACCCATGTTGCTAATCAAATGTCTGTAAATAAAAAAAGGAAACTTTTGGAGTACATAAAAGAAATTGGACAACGAAGGACAATTTTTCATATATACAATAATATTTATGATGCAAAGCTACATCTGGATTATTATCTAGATCGTAAGGAAAGCTTGAACACAATCGGGGAGACCGATGGCCATGGCCGGTGGTTCAGTCTTGTGTTATAG
- a CDS encoding ester cyclase, giving the protein MISLDKRLVVEKWFNEYFTQGNLSVIEELTTEDFIYHSRNGENTRDSMIDFMKWYRSVFHDDDWVLEDLIEQGNKLVVRYTGWMTYKGGWFDIPSENQRVKETGIMIFVFEGSKVKEMWCENSDAGILYDLGALKKNTHEVF; this is encoded by the coding sequence ATGATTAGTCTTGATAAGAGATTAGTGGTTGAAAAATGGTTCAATGAATATTTTACACAGGGGAATCTTAGTGTGATTGAGGAACTTACTACAGAGGACTTTATTTACCATTCGCGAAATGGCGAAAACACCAGGGACTCTATGATTGATTTCATGAAATGGTATCGCTCTGTTTTTCATGATGATGATTGGGTACTTGAGGATTTGATTGAGCAGGGAAATAAGCTGGTGGTGCGCTACACTGGCTGGATGACTTATAAAGGTGGCTGGTTTGATATTCCGTCAGAAAACCAACGGGTAAAAGAGACAGGCATCATGATTTTTGTATTTGAAGGCAGTAAGGTTAAAGAAATGTGGTGTGAGAATAGCGATGCTGGAATTTTATATGATTTAGGTGCTTTGAAAAAAAACACTCATGAAGTTTTTTAG
- a CDS encoding GNAT family N-acetyltransferase translates to MQIRLAKKTDIDQLIKMRWDFTLEDYPEMGEGVEYGSFGNECREFLETAIRSGKWFVWVAENNGEIVSHIYIELIQKVPRPGRTTNPFAYMTNVYTIPGHRGKGIGSKLLSCINDWAEENKFEFIIVWPSDAGIEFYRRNGYTHSKEPMERHFKKQ, encoded by the coding sequence ATGCAAATTCGATTAGCCAAGAAAACCGATATTGATCAACTAATTAAAATGAGATGGGATTTCACACTTGAAGATTACCCTGAAATGGGGGAGGGCGTGGAGTATGGTTCCTTTGGAAATGAATGCAGAGAGTTTCTCGAAACTGCCATACGCAGTGGGAAGTGGTTTGTTTGGGTTGCCGAAAATAACGGAGAAATCGTTTCCCATATCTATATTGAATTGATCCAAAAGGTCCCCCGCCCTGGCAGAACCACAAATCCGTTTGCTTATATGACAAATGTATATACTATCCCGGGACATAGGGGAAAAGGGATAGGCAGCAAGCTGCTATCATGTATCAATGATTGGGCTGAGGAAAACAAGTTCGAATTCATCATCGTCTGGCCCAGTGATGCAGGCATTGAGTTTTATAGAAGAAATGGCTACACACATAGTAAGGAGCCGATGGAAAGGCATTTTAAGAAGCAATGA
- a CDS encoding GNAT family N-acetyltransferase: protein MKEKIDYVIRKEETVDFTGIREINLQAFGNGENEANLIELIRNSENFIPDLSLVAANGDGEIIGHILFSIIHLVTDQGIVPTLGLAPMAVNPGYQNSGIGSSLVKEGIKACKAFGYDHVFVLGHPNFYPRFGFSPSSQFGIKAPFPVPDEVFMALELKKGSLTGLKGKIEYPPAFNAVS from the coding sequence ATGAAAGAGAAGATTGATTACGTCATTCGCAAAGAAGAAACAGTTGATTTCACTGGGATTAGAGAAATCAATCTACAGGCTTTTGGGAATGGAGAAAATGAAGCTAATTTAATTGAACTTATTCGTAATTCGGAGAACTTTATCCCTGACTTAAGCCTCGTAGCGGCTAATGGTGATGGTGAAATAATCGGACATATACTTTTTAGCATCATCCATCTTGTTACCGACCAAGGAATTGTTCCTACTTTAGGTCTTGCACCAATGGCGGTGAACCCAGGTTACCAGAATAGCGGAATTGGTTCCTCCCTTGTCAAAGAAGGAATCAAAGCATGCAAGGCTTTTGGATATGATCATGTATTTGTTCTTGGTCATCCGAACTTTTACCCTCGCTTTGGATTTTCACCATCCAGCCAATTTGGAATAAAAGCCCCTTTCCCTGTGCCTGACGAAGTATTTATGGCTCTTGAGCTAAAGAAAGGCTCATTAACTGGATTAAAGGGAAAAATTGAGTATCCGCCAGCTTTCAATGCAGTGAGTTAA